Proteins encoded together in one Phycisphaerae bacterium window:
- a CDS encoding SGNH/GDSL hydrolase family protein: MKTALCAVLSIGTLSPVICPAETGAGQPSVVPPVGGSDFNRYVAEGRDSPFGLDYVFALDREFRKPELVRQLGGFVGVRWANFSRINWGDLEPNAPKDGRHAYSWTALDEAVRQWQQYGVHIMMSLRFVSQWANAKPSGEQFTYLGGMLAAIPRGAGDYVPKPEHRQDLREFVQALVERYDGDGVDDMRGLLFPILHYQVCNEAYNELFWAGTVEEYGAHLKEVAQAARQASKDVKIILAGICFNHLDGFYDKEMDARTRNYVQGQLPKVASRMRPFLDRADKFSHDSVKLPDYDILDARWSYYGVVARCQEELRRAGRATVPIWSAEIYTAHPLLDAMILPMTTLHPYPTPSRSLDYIRILRDPRDKQFKEVNRWYRGMQAAMVVKCCMVGLNAGARKLMNGWVLDAQAPLIPYPLHVGGYKSRTLNQLWPAAFTYKQLIEKLQGITACRRMPTPDYIYAYQCTVQGGRRVLVAFYDDHIARNHDQETGSGTAILPVGADRVRVTHSITGVDQTEPDVQILASPGGRLAIRLTPFPVFIEPLAETP, encoded by the coding sequence ATGAAGACTGCCCTTTGCGCCGTCCTTTCGATCGGAACCCTCTCACCGGTGATCTGCCCGGCCGAGACCGGTGCCGGCCAACCGTCCGTCGTGCCTCCGGTTGGTGGCTCGGACTTCAATCGCTACGTCGCAGAAGGCCGGGACTCCCCCTTCGGCCTGGACTACGTCTTCGCCCTCGACCGGGAATTCCGCAAGCCCGAACTGGTCAGGCAGCTCGGAGGCTTCGTCGGGGTGCGCTGGGCCAACTTCTCCCGCATCAACTGGGGTGACCTGGAGCCGAACGCGCCCAAGGACGGCCGCCACGCGTACAGTTGGACCGCGCTCGACGAGGCCGTGCGCCAGTGGCAGCAGTACGGCGTCCATATCATGATGTCCCTCCGGTTCGTCTCGCAGTGGGCCAACGCCAAGCCCAGCGGGGAACAGTTCACCTATCTCGGCGGAATGCTCGCGGCAATCCCCCGCGGCGCGGGCGACTACGTCCCCAAACCCGAGCACCGACAGGATCTCCGGGAGTTCGTCCAAGCCCTGGTCGAACGCTACGACGGGGACGGCGTGGACGACATGCGCGGCCTGCTGTTTCCCATCCTGCACTACCAGGTCTGCAATGAGGCCTACAACGAGTTGTTCTGGGCCGGTACGGTAGAGGAATACGGCGCCCATCTGAAAGAAGTGGCCCAGGCTGCTCGCCAAGCCAGCAAAGACGTGAAAATCATCCTCGCCGGCATCTGCTTCAATCACCTCGACGGCTTCTATGACAAGGAGATGGACGCCCGTACCCGAAACTACGTCCAGGGTCAGTTGCCCAAGGTCGCTTCGAGAATGCGCCCTTTTTTGGATCGCGCCGATAAGTTCTCCCACGACTCCGTCAAGCTGCCGGATTACGATATCCTCGACGCCCGCTGGTCGTACTACGGCGTCGTGGCCCGTTGCCAGGAGGAACTGCGCCGCGCCGGCCGAGCCACGGTACCGATCTGGAGCGCGGAGATCTACACCGCTCATCCCCTCCTGGACGCGATGATCTTGCCCATGACCACCCTCCATCCCTACCCGACGCCTTCACGCAGCCTGGATTACATCCGCATCCTGCGCGACCCGCGCGACAAGCAGTTCAAAGAGGTCAACCGCTGGTATCGCGGCATGCAGGCCGCCATGGTCGTGAAATGCTGCATGGTCGGCTTGAACGCCGGTGCCAGGAAGCTGATGAACGGCTGGGTGCTCGACGCCCAGGCACCACTCATCCCTTACCCGCTGCATGTCGGCGGATACAAGAGCAGGACGCTCAACCAGCTCTGGCCCGCCGCCTTCACCTACAAACAGCTGATCGAGAAGCTGCAGGGCATCACCGCCTGCCGCCGGATGCCCACCCCGGATTACATCTACGCCTACCAGTGCACCGTTCAGGGCGGCCGTCGCGTTCTCGTCGCTTTCTACGACGACCACATCGCCCGCAACCATGATCAGGAGACCGGCTCGGGAACGGCCATTCTGCCCGTCGGCGCCGACCGCGTACGTGTGACCCATAGCATCACCGGCGTCGATCAGACCGAGCCCGACGTTCAGATTCTGGCCTCGCCCGGCGGGCGCCTGGCCATTCGGCTGACACCGTTCCCAGTCTTCATCGAGCCACTGGCCGAGACACCGTAG
- a CDS encoding DUF2961 domain-containing protein — MLFGEVEGAGALIGGVIGVRPLRGGWWGEGEVKLHLDGDEKSPMIGGAGVEDCFWAVWGMACYQKPWRGCTLGG, encoded by the coding sequence ATGCTGTTTGGCGAGGTCGAGGGTGCCGGGGCGTTGATCGGTGGCGTCATCGGCGTGCGGCCGCTGCGGGGCGGCTGGTGGGGTGAGGGCGAGGTCAAGTTGCACCTCGACGGCGATGAGAAGTCCCCGATGATCGGCGGCGCCGGCGTCGAAGACTGCTTCTGGGCCGTCTGGGGCATGGCATGTTATCAGAAGCCCTGGCGCGGGTGCACCCTGGGTGGCTAA
- a CDS encoding DinB family protein, producing MGRVGSIIAAGAKLSQMYAERLLDQVTQENYARFASPGGVVVKSNHPAFVLGHLSLYPVRTMQYLKLPEGLTALPASYEPLFKFGAECQNDPAGTVYPPLEKMKTFFFGSYRAAIAAIESTADEAFDAPNPAEGRLRDLFPKIGMALNFYMIGHTQVHLGQISTWRRAMGLPPA from the coding sequence ATGGGACGAGTCGGATCGATCATCGCCGCCGGAGCCAAGCTCAGTCAGATGTACGCGGAGCGGCTGCTTGACCAGGTGACCCAGGAAAACTACGCCCGGTTCGCCAGCCCCGGCGGCGTGGTGGTCAAATCCAACCACCCCGCGTTCGTGCTCGGGCACCTGTCGCTCTACCCGGTGCGCACCATGCAGTACCTCAAGCTGCCGGAGGGCCTAACGGCCCTTCCCGCCAGTTACGAACCCTTGTTCAAGTTCGGGGCCGAATGCCAAAACGACCCCGCCGGCACGGTGTACCCGCCCCTCGAGAAGATGAAGACCTTCTTCTTCGGAAGCTACCGGGCGGCCATCGCGGCCATCGAGTCAACCGCCGATGAAGCCTTCGACGCTCCTAATCCCGCCGAGGGCCGCCTCCGCGATCTGTTCCCCAAGATCGGCATGGCTCTGAACTTCTACATGATCGGCCATACCCAGGTTCACCTCGGTCAGATCAGCACCTGGCGCCGAGCAATGGGCTTGCCACCCGCCTGA
- a CDS encoding DUF4982 domain-containing protein, whose product MARMIPSLVLLLAASTGMARDLRDRRFDDDWRFLRADSPGAEKPDFDDSGWRTLDVPHDWSIEDLPPTPASQPAGAGPDGKGDDLPAIRVGPFAPRESPGAESTGHVLGGIGWYRKHFKINEADRGKIVSIRFDGVYMDSDVWINGHHLGGHPYGYTPFSFELTRWLKPIGESNLLAVRVRNLGQNSRWYSGSGIYRHTWLIVTDTVRVAEWGIAVTTPKITQETATVNVATTIQNSRSDEIAAIVRVRLADRGNSTLKSADATVVIPANGKTETEQDIEIASPKLWSPETPTLYGAAVEVLIDGKRVDQAETTFGIRTIHFDAVTGFKLNGKPVKLKGGCLHHDNGPLGSAAIDRAEERRIEIMKANGFNAIRTSHNPPSPAFLDACDRLGMLVIDEAFDMWERPKKPQDYARFFKECSDRDLAAMVLRDRNHPSVILWSIGNEINERADPSGIEIGRRLAEAVHRMDPTRPVTAAICHFWDHAGRPWSDTHKAFEVLDVGGYNYKWQQYEPDHQQFPQRIIAGTESYPREAFENWQAVLKNPCVIGDFVWTGMDYFGEAGIGHAVLDNEKQSFLRPWPWFNAYCGDIDVCGFKKPQSYFRDVVWGRSTLEMAVHAPIPQGRTEKVSDWGWPDEQRSWTWPGQEGKPMQVTVYSSLEAVRLELNGQTVGTKLVSADTKLTARFEVPHAPGELRAVGLVKGQPAATLSFRSAGPPKGLRLSPDRHTLGNDRNDLAFVTVEVIDETGKLVPHAAVPVHFMVRGPGELAAVGSGNPSDAASFRAPVRTTFRGRCLAILRPTGQPGSITLEASADGLAGDQAVVSVRPIPD is encoded by the coding sequence ATGGCTCGGATGATCCCTTCACTCGTGCTGCTTCTGGCGGCGTCCACCGGAATGGCTCGGGATCTGCGCGACCGCCGCTTTGACGACGACTGGCGGTTCCTGAGAGCTGATTCGCCGGGGGCGGAGAAACCAGACTTCGACGATTCCGGCTGGCGGACCCTGGATGTGCCCCACGACTGGAGCATCGAGGACCTCCCGCCCACGCCCGCCAGCCAGCCGGCGGGTGCCGGCCCCGACGGCAAGGGTGACGACCTGCCGGCGATCCGAGTCGGGCCGTTCGCACCCCGCGAGAGCCCCGGGGCCGAGTCCACCGGCCACGTCCTCGGCGGCATCGGTTGGTACCGCAAACACTTCAAGATCAACGAGGCCGACCGCGGCAAGATCGTCTCCATCCGCTTCGACGGCGTGTACATGGATTCGGATGTCTGGATCAACGGTCATCACCTGGGCGGCCATCCGTACGGATACACCCCCTTCTCATTCGAGTTGACCAGGTGGCTCAAGCCGATCGGCGAGTCCAACCTGCTGGCGGTGCGCGTTCGCAACCTGGGACAGAACAGCCGCTGGTATTCCGGCTCCGGGATCTACAGGCACACCTGGCTGATCGTCACGGATACCGTACGCGTGGCGGAGTGGGGAATCGCGGTCACGACGCCGAAGATCACGCAGGAAACCGCCACGGTCAACGTGGCCACAACCATCCAGAACTCGCGCAGCGATGAGATCGCCGCCATCGTCCGCGTTCGGCTGGCCGACCGTGGAAACTCCACCCTCAAGTCCGCGGACGCCACCGTGGTCATTCCCGCAAACGGCAAAACCGAAACGGAGCAGGATATCGAGATCGCGTCGCCCAAGCTGTGGTCACCGGAGACGCCCACGCTCTATGGCGCGGCCGTGGAGGTGCTCATCGACGGAAAGCGCGTGGACCAGGCCGAAACCACGTTCGGCATACGCACCATTCATTTCGATGCAGTCACCGGTTTCAAGCTCAATGGCAAACCCGTCAAGCTGAAGGGCGGATGCCTGCATCATGACAACGGCCCGCTGGGATCGGCAGCCATCGATCGGGCCGAGGAGCGACGAATCGAGATCATGAAGGCAAACGGCTTCAACGCCATCCGCACCAGCCACAATCCCCCGTCGCCCGCGTTCCTCGACGCTTGCGATCGTCTGGGTATGCTCGTGATCGATGAAGCGTTCGACATGTGGGAGCGCCCCAAGAAACCCCAGGATTACGCCCGGTTCTTCAAGGAGTGCTCGGATCGCGATCTGGCGGCCATGGTCCTCCGCGACCGCAACCACCCCAGCGTCATCCTCTGGAGCATCGGGAACGAGATCAACGAGCGGGCCGACCCGTCCGGCATCGAGATCGGCCGGCGACTGGCCGAAGCGGTCCATCGCATGGATCCCACCCGGCCGGTGACCGCGGCCATTTGCCATTTCTGGGATCATGCCGGACGCCCGTGGTCGGATACCCACAAGGCCTTCGAAGTACTTGACGTCGGCGGCTACAACTACAAGTGGCAACAGTACGAGCCCGATCATCAGCAGTTCCCTCAACGGATCATCGCCGGTACCGAATCGTACCCCAGGGAGGCATTCGAGAACTGGCAGGCCGTACTCAAGAACCCCTGCGTGATCGGCGATTTCGTCTGGACCGGAATGGACTACTTCGGCGAGGCCGGCATCGGCCACGCCGTGCTCGACAACGAGAAGCAGAGCTTCCTGAGGCCCTGGCCATGGTTCAACGCCTACTGCGGCGACATCGATGTCTGTGGCTTCAAGAAGCCGCAGTCGTACTTCCGTGATGTGGTCTGGGGCCGAAGCACGCTGGAGATGGCTGTCCACGCCCCGATCCCGCAAGGCCGCACCGAAAAGGTCAGCGACTGGGGTTGGCCCGACGAGCAGCGGAGTTGGACTTGGCCCGGCCAGGAAGGCAAGCCGATGCAGGTGACCGTGTACTCAAGCCTCGAAGCCGTCCGCCTCGAACTCAACGGCCAGACCGTCGGTACAAAGCTGGTATCGGCCGACACCAAACTGACCGCCCGGTTCGAGGTCCCCCACGCTCCGGGTGAGCTTCGGGCGGTGGGGCTGGTCAAGGGTCAGCCCGCCGCAACCCTGTCGTTCCGTTCCGCCGGCCCGCCCAAAGGGCTGCGTCTGTCCCCCGACCGCCACACCCTCGGCAACGATCGCAATGACCTTGCCTTCGTTACCGTGGAGGTCATCGACGAGACCGGGAAGCTCGTCCCGCATGCCGCCGTGCCGGTCCACTTCATGGTCCGCGGGCCAGGGGAACTTGCCGCCGTCGGCAGCGGCAATCCCTCGGATGCGGCCAGCTTCCGGGCACCGGTTCGCACCACGTTCCGTGGCCGATGCCTCGCCATCCTGCGCCCCACCGGCCAGCCCGGCAGCATCACCCTTGAGGCGTCGGCCGATGGCCTGGCGGGAGACCAGGCAGTAGTCTCCGTGCGGCCGATACCTGACTGA
- a CDS encoding DUF1080 domain-containing protein: MNRTCLNRCSGRLVAMFLVAGLAGCASTPQDKTTRASPIPAPGPGETTPLFDGQSLAGWRVLKDGAFEHHGQVRVKDGTIVLERGSLQTGVGWNGQVPRDDYEVSLEAMRTDGNDFFCGLTFPVGNEPCTWIIGGWGGSVVGLSNVDNDAAVENVTTQGMTFENNRWYKIRLRVTTSRIDAWIDDKQMIDLERGEHKFSVWWEQEPARPLGIAAWDTGAALRNIRLKRL; this comes from the coding sequence ATGAACCGAACCTGCTTGAATCGCTGCAGCGGGCGGCTCGTCGCCATGTTCTTGGTCGCCGGCTTGGCCGGCTGTGCCTCGACTCCCCAGGACAAGACGACCCGCGCCAGCCCAATCCCCGCGCCCGGGCCCGGCGAGACCACCCCGTTGTTCGATGGACAGTCGCTGGCCGGCTGGCGCGTACTCAAAGACGGGGCCTTCGAACACCATGGGCAAGTAAGGGTCAAAGACGGCACCATCGTGCTCGAACGGGGTTCGCTCCAGACCGGCGTCGGCTGGAACGGCCAGGTACCGCGCGACGACTATGAGGTCTCGCTCGAGGCGATGCGCACCGATGGCAACGATTTCTTCTGCGGATTGACCTTCCCGGTCGGCAATGAGCCTTGCACCTGGATCATCGGCGGCTGGGGCGGGTCCGTGGTCGGATTGTCGAACGTTGACAATGACGCGGCCGTCGAGAACGTGACCACCCAGGGGATGACTTTCGAGAACAACCGTTGGTACAAGATCCGCCTTCGGGTCACGACCTCGCGAATCGATGCCTGGATCGATGACAAGCAGATGATCGACCTCGAACGCGGCGAGCACAAGTTCTCCGTCTGGTGGGAGCAGGAACCGGCCCGGCCGCTGGGAATCGCTGCCTGGGATACCGGCGCGGCCCTGCGGAACATCCGCCTGAAACGGCTCTAA
- a CDS encoding SpoIIE family protein phosphatase: MSESEEWPLALRELLATRDITVLKATSVHQACDPSLLSMTDAVVVCDPASDPPGHANANLTEARRASLELLGDALLAHRLTGVVLSEGATGQQRLDEGAFLLVPPDVPADELWGRVATIRQYRPLFSQFEQQVANMQRLGKRLNQQFVAVDQELRLASRLQRDFLPKTFPEVGDIRFAAMYQPAAWVSGDMYDVARLDETHLGFYLADAVGHGIAAGLLTMFIKQDVVGKRIDRNSYTLTSPSEVLANLNVDLARQELPNCQFVTALYGIIDTRDNQLTFARGGHPHPIHVTADGQCNEVLTVGGLLGVFTEETFPSTSLVLKPGEKFIIYSDGIEDSIIAHRDRTQGTVQYTESFRELVRMPIETCIATLSAQVEHTEGSIAPDDDMTVVGIERRSCSCG; encoded by the coding sequence TTGAGTGAGTCCGAGGAGTGGCCGCTGGCCCTGCGCGAACTGCTCGCCACCCGTGACATCACCGTGCTCAAAGCCACGAGCGTCCATCAGGCCTGCGATCCGTCGCTGCTCTCCATGACCGATGCAGTCGTGGTCTGCGATCCGGCCAGTGATCCGCCCGGCCACGCAAACGCAAACCTCACCGAAGCCCGGCGAGCCTCGCTGGAACTCCTCGGGGATGCCCTTCTGGCCCATCGGTTGACCGGGGTCGTCCTCTCCGAGGGCGCGACCGGCCAGCAACGCCTCGACGAAGGCGCGTTCCTCCTCGTTCCGCCCGATGTCCCCGCCGATGAACTCTGGGGACGCGTGGCCACCATCCGCCAGTACCGGCCCCTATTCAGCCAGTTCGAGCAACAGGTGGCCAACATGCAGCGACTGGGCAAGCGGCTCAATCAACAGTTCGTCGCCGTCGACCAGGAACTCCGGCTGGCCAGTCGCCTCCAACGCGATTTCCTGCCCAAAACCTTCCCCGAGGTCGGCGATATTCGTTTCGCGGCTATGTACCAGCCGGCAGCCTGGGTGTCCGGCGACATGTACGACGTGGCGCGGCTGGATGAAACCCACTTGGGCTTCTACCTCGCTGACGCCGTCGGGCACGGCATCGCCGCCGGACTCCTGACCATGTTCATCAAGCAGGACGTGGTCGGCAAACGCATCGATCGCAACAGCTACACCTTGACGTCCCCCAGCGAGGTGCTGGCCAACCTGAATGTCGATCTGGCCCGCCAGGAACTGCCCAACTGCCAGTTCGTCACCGCCCTGTACGGCATCATCGATACGCGCGACAACCAGCTCACCTTCGCCCGCGGCGGGCATCCTCATCCAATCCACGTGACCGCCGACGGACAGTGCAACGAGGTCCTCACCGTGGGCGGCCTCCTCGGCGTCTTCACCGAAGAGACCTTTCCCAGCACCAGCCTCGTACTCAAACCCGGCGAGAAGTTCATCATCTACAGCGATGGGATCGAGGATTCGATCATCGCTCACCGGGACCGAACCCAGGGCACTGTCCAGTACACCGAATCCTTCCGCGAGCTGGTACGTATGCCCATCGAAACCTGCATCGCTACCCTGTCCGCCCAGGTGGAACACACCGAGGGCAGCATCGCCCCCGACGACGACATGACCGTGGTGGGAATCGAACGCCGCTCTTGCTCCTGTGGTTAG
- a CDS encoding DMT family transporter — MWLTYAFATFVLWGIWGAFLGKPTEHGFPETLSYVVWAIMTIPPAVGILAADRFRIATHRKAILYGALVGLTGCGGQVALFKVIAIGGPPYLVFPILALAPLITVILSFLLLGERTGKLGAVGVTLALVSIVVLTIAQQQQGGEAAQGPLWLIASLGILLAWGVQAYFMKVANNHMNSASVCFYNTVTAVLLIPLTLWMTDFDQPINWGFHGPYLAAIVQSLNAIGFVTYVLAFKYGKALIVAPLGNASPLLTVIITLAIEQRLPRQIEGAGIVLCLLAATFMVVDEQRHQPEPQEQSPSSPPAD, encoded by the coding sequence ATGTGGTTGACGTACGCTTTCGCGACGTTCGTTCTTTGGGGAATCTGGGGCGCATTTCTCGGCAAGCCCACCGAGCACGGCTTTCCCGAGACCCTCAGCTATGTGGTCTGGGCGATCATGACCATCCCGCCCGCCGTGGGAATCCTGGCCGCCGACAGATTCAGAATCGCTACCCACAGAAAGGCAATCCTCTACGGCGCCCTCGTCGGCCTGACCGGCTGCGGCGGCCAGGTGGCCCTGTTCAAGGTGATCGCCATCGGCGGCCCGCCTTATCTGGTGTTCCCGATCCTGGCCCTGGCACCCCTCATTACCGTCATCCTGTCGTTCCTGCTGCTCGGCGAACGAACCGGCAAGCTCGGGGCCGTCGGCGTCACCCTCGCCCTGGTCAGCATCGTCGTGCTCACCATCGCGCAGCAGCAGCAGGGCGGCGAGGCGGCCCAAGGCCCGCTCTGGCTCATTGCATCCCTCGGTATCCTCCTGGCCTGGGGCGTGCAGGCCTACTTCATGAAAGTGGCCAACAACCACATGAACTCCGCCAGCGTGTGCTTCTACAATACGGTCACGGCCGTGCTCCTGATTCCCCTGACGTTGTGGATGACCGACTTCGACCAGCCGATCAACTGGGGATTCCACGGCCCGTATCTGGCAGCCATCGTTCAGTCGCTCAACGCGATCGGCTTCGTGACCTACGTCCTGGCCTTCAAGTACGGCAAGGCCTTGATCGTGGCTCCGCTGGGGAATGCCTCCCCGCTGCTGACCGTCATCATCACCCTGGCCATCGAGCAACGCCTGCCCAGGCAGATCGAGGGAGCAGGAATCGTCCTCTGCCTCCTGGCCGCGACATTCATGGTCGTCGACGAACAGCGGCACCAGCCGGAGCCCCAAGAACAGTCCCCCTCGTCCCCGCCGGCCGATTGA
- the melA gene encoding alpha-galactosidase, translating into MTATDKNQDQQRAESLGIVPAVRRPIKIVFLGAGSFFFQRLLTDVLGIPGADRGEIALVDVDAERLELADRLGRLIVDKMGKAWVVTACADRRRVLAGADYVINCIEVSGVECVRFDNDIPARYGIDQCIGDTIGPGGLFKALRTTPVFLEVLKDVENLCPGAWVLNYTNPMSILCLAAARSSKAKVVGLCHSVQGTSHDLARYAGVPYHEMRWACGGINHLAWFTELSRDGRDLYPVLRDKVLSDPALYEQDPVRFDMMLHFGHFITESSGHLSEYLPYYRKRPELIRKYCRDGYKGGSGFYADKWPTWRHECDEKRRKLVTGQEDLVIDRSWEYASYIIQAMETHQPFVAHANVPNTGLIENLPGDGVVEVACLVDRNGVHPTHFGPLPPQCAAVCDWNMRMYELAVIACIEQSREAAVHALMLDPLTAAVCCPAEIRKMAEELLAAEAAFLPRF; encoded by the coding sequence ATGACTGCGACGGACAAGAACCAGGATCAGCAGCGGGCCGAGAGCCTGGGCATCGTGCCGGCCGTTCGGCGGCCGATCAAGATCGTTTTCCTCGGGGCGGGCAGCTTCTTCTTCCAGCGGCTGCTGACGGACGTGCTGGGCATTCCCGGCGCCGATCGCGGCGAGATCGCCCTGGTGGACGTGGATGCCGAGCGACTGGAGCTGGCCGACCGGCTGGGCCGCCTGATCGTCGACAAGATGGGCAAGGCCTGGGTGGTGACTGCGTGCGCCGACCGCCGCCGGGTGCTGGCCGGTGCCGACTACGTGATCAACTGCATTGAAGTCAGCGGCGTTGAATGTGTGCGGTTCGACAACGACATCCCTGCGAGGTACGGCATTGATCAGTGCATTGGGGACACCATCGGGCCCGGGGGGCTCTTCAAGGCCCTGCGTACCACGCCGGTCTTCCTGGAGGTGCTGAAGGATGTCGAGAACCTGTGCCCCGGCGCCTGGGTGCTGAACTACACCAACCCGATGAGCATCCTTTGCCTGGCGGCCGCCCGGTCGAGCAAGGCGAAGGTCGTCGGGCTGTGCCACAGCGTCCAGGGCACCAGCCACGACCTGGCCCGCTACGCCGGCGTGCCGTATCACGAGATGCGCTGGGCCTGTGGCGGCATCAACCACCTGGCGTGGTTCACCGAGCTGAGCCGTGACGGCCGCGATCTCTATCCTGTGCTCCGCGACAAGGTCCTCAGCGACCCAGCCCTCTACGAGCAGGACCCGGTCCGATTCGATATGATGCTTCACTTCGGCCACTTCATCACCGAGTCGAGCGGGCATCTCAGCGAGTACCTGCCGTATTACCGCAAGCGTCCCGAGCTGATCCGCAAGTACTGCCGCGACGGCTACAAGGGCGGCAGCGGCTTTTACGCGGACAAATGGCCGACGTGGCGCCACGAGTGCGACGAGAAGCGCCGCAAGCTGGTCACCGGGCAGGAGGATCTGGTCATCGATCGGAGCTGGGAGTACGCGAGCTACATCATCCAGGCCATGGAGACCCATCAGCCGTTCGTCGCACACGCCAACGTGCCCAACACCGGGCTGATTGAGAACCTGCCCGGGGACGGCGTGGTTGAGGTTGCCTGTCTGGTGGATCGCAACGGCGTGCATCCGACGCACTTTGGCCCGCTGCCGCCGCAGTGTGCCGCGGTCTGCGACTGGAACATGCGGATGTACGAACTCGCGGTCATCGCGTGCATCGAGCAATCGCGGGAGGCGGCGGTGCACGCGCTGATGCTCGATCCGCTGACCGCGGCGGTCTGCTGTCCCGCGGAGATTCGCAAGATGGCGGAGGAGCTTCTCGCCGCCGAGGCCGCATTCCTGCCGAGGTTCTGA
- a CDS encoding GyrI-like domain-containing protein, with amino-acid sequence MQTIDFGKKLKHLYTARQCIQEVEAGAGTFFTVQGRGTPGGDAFQQAIGQLFAAAYTTKFMLKYDGVVDFKIPRLECLYLSTPDKTAIDQWQWRFLLRVPETVTAGHLTKTRKTLMERKGLDTRAVKRIRWKEDRAIQTLHVGPYDQVGLIYRQMEAYAKENKLRLLGPAHEIYLNDPRRVAPEKLKTIVRMPVRKA; translated from the coding sequence ATGCAAACCATCGATTTCGGCAAGAAACTCAAGCACCTGTACACCGCCAGACAATGCATCCAGGAGGTCGAGGCCGGGGCCGGCACGTTCTTCACCGTCCAAGGCCGCGGCACACCCGGCGGCGACGCTTTCCAGCAGGCCATCGGCCAGCTGTTCGCGGCCGCGTACACCACCAAGTTCATGCTCAAGTACGACGGCGTGGTGGACTTCAAGATCCCGAGACTCGAGTGCCTCTATCTCTCCACCCCGGACAAGACGGCCATCGACCAGTGGCAATGGCGCTTCCTCCTCCGCGTGCCCGAGACCGTCACCGCGGGCCACCTCACCAAGACCCGCAAGACCCTCATGGAGCGAAAAGGACTTGACACCCGCGCGGTCAAACGCATCCGGTGGAAGGAGGACCGGGCAATTCAGACTCTGCACGTCGGCCCCTATGATCAGGTCGGGCTGATCTACCGCCAGATGGAGGCGTACGCGAAGGAGAACAAATTGCGTCTCCTGGGCCCGGCGCATGAGATCTACCTCAATGATCCCCGGCGCGTGGCCCCGGAGAAACTCAAGACCATCGTGCGCATGCCGGTCAGGAAAGCCTGA
- a CDS encoding DUF192 domain-containing protein, with product MKKREARAAIGRRRDFATLAFVLGATCMAGCGSQDSTMKNKLESMQTGQIQIKGHTFKVWLAFSPAEQELGLMQVQQDELAAIPPDTAAGIPNGADRGMLFVFDEDLPRSFWMRNTIIPLDIAYIREDGTIVKTHTMAPLETRLYPSVEPARFALEVRAGRLAELGITRGDKVEISDSILKASP from the coding sequence ATGAAGAAAAGGGAAGCAAGGGCAGCGATCGGCCGGCGGCGTGACTTCGCGACGCTGGCTTTTGTGTTAGGGGCAACCTGCATGGCCGGCTGCGGCTCCCAGGACTCGACCATGAAGAACAAGCTGGAGTCCATGCAGACTGGCCAGATTCAGATCAAGGGACATACGTTCAAGGTCTGGCTGGCCTTCTCGCCGGCCGAGCAGGAACTGGGGCTCATGCAGGTCCAGCAGGACGAGCTCGCCGCGATCCCGCCGGATACCGCCGCCGGAATCCCCAACGGGGCCGATCGAGGCATGCTCTTCGTGTTCGATGAGGACCTGCCGCGCTCCTTCTGGATGCGAAACACGATCATTCCGCTGGATATCGCCTACATCCGCGAGGACGGCACAATCGTCAAAACCCACACCATGGCCCCCCTCGAGACGCGACTCTACCCGTCGGTGGAACCCGCCCGCTTCGCCCTCGAGGTCCGAGCCGGCCGGCTGGCAGAACTCGGCATCACCCGCGGCGACAAGGTCGAAATCTCCGACTCCATTCTCAAGGCCTCGCCCTGA